A DNA window from Anaerobaca lacustris contains the following coding sequences:
- a CDS encoding type II toxin-antitoxin system HicB family antitoxin, translating into MKTIRYIYWQDNGMWLGHLEEYPDYMTQGETIEELQENLKDLHDELTSGRIPGVRRVAELRIA; encoded by the coding sequence ATGAAGACGATTCGCTACATCTACTGGCAGGATAATGGCATGTGGTTGGGGCACCTGGAGGAGTATCCCGACTACATGACGCAGGGCGAGACGATCGAAGAGCTTCAAGAGAATCTCAAGGACCTCCACGACGAGTTGACGAGCGGGCGAATCCCCGGCGTGCGGCGCGTGGCGGAGCTGCGAATCGCATGA
- a CDS encoding phosphatidate cytidylyltransferase, with translation MTLVFGGLVILDGWLDGSATAAAGDDKAVRGTLLTALVAIVLALATVEFANLAAAKGLRVLLGPGIGGVVLLSTAWYWPQWLGVPLHACVLWTLVFALLASVLAQYWRYGTDGVLANCGVSCLAVLYLGLLAAFVVGIRVDVGLWETLMLMFVVKASDIGAFTFGKLFGRHKFSPRISPGKTWEGMAGATIVAMGTSFAFAAAFGIMAWSWALVFGGCFAVIGQLGDLTESMMKRDAQQKDSANRVPGFGGILDVIDSPLVAAPFGYLFFRLVV, from the coding sequence ATGACCCTGGTGTTCGGGGGCCTGGTCATCCTGGACGGCTGGCTGGACGGCTCGGCCACCGCTGCGGCCGGCGACGACAAGGCGGTGCGGGGCACGCTGTTGACGGCGCTCGTGGCCATCGTCCTGGCGCTGGCGACGGTCGAATTCGCCAACCTTGCTGCGGCCAAGGGCCTGCGCGTCCTTCTCGGGCCCGGCATTGGCGGGGTCGTCCTGCTCTCGACCGCGTGGTACTGGCCCCAGTGGCTCGGCGTGCCGTTGCACGCCTGTGTGCTTTGGACCCTGGTTTTTGCCCTGCTGGCGTCGGTCCTGGCCCAGTATTGGCGGTATGGGACCGACGGCGTCCTGGCCAATTGCGGCGTCAGTTGCCTGGCCGTGCTCTATCTTGGGCTGCTGGCGGCCTTTGTTGTGGGAATCCGGGTAGATGTGGGGCTTTGGGAGACGTTGATGCTGATGTTTGTCGTGAAGGCCTCGGACATCGGGGCGTTCACATTCGGCAAGCTGTTCGGCCGGCACAAGTTCTCTCCTCGGATCAGTCCGGGCAAGACCTGGGAGGGCATGGCCGGCGCAACCATCGTGGCGATGGGCACAAGTTTCGCATTCGCCGCCGCCTTTGGTATAATGGCATGGTCGTGGGCCCTGGTCTTCGGCGGGTGTTTCGCCGTGATCGGCCAGTTGGGCGACCTGACGGAATCGATGATGAAGCGGGACGCTCAGCAAAAGGATTCGGCGAACCGTGTGCCGGGCTTCGGTGGTATACTGGACGTGATCGACTCGCCCCTGGTGGCGGCGCCGTTCGGGTACCTGTTCTTCCGGCTGGTCGTGTGA
- a CDS encoding adenylosuccinate synthase, which produces MNICVVGLQWGDEGKGKVVDILAERCDMVVRFGGGSNAGHTVVIGDRRFALHLLPSGSIRQGVACVIANAVVVDPEILLGEIDGLAGRGISLDGRFFISENAHVVLDYHKREDQLREESLGEGKIGTTIRGIGPCYADKVGRSYAVRVGDFRDLDALKAKLDVILDYKNKLFGSLYGAEPMAASAILEKCKRYAERLGPFITDTTELLHTSIGQGKSILFEGAQGSLLDLDHGTFPFVTSSNSSSLGLPSGCGVPARMVDKYIGVIKAYTTRVGAGPFPTEQDNEVGQYIRDAGHEYGTTTGRPRRCGWFDAVTVQYGVRIGSIDSLVLLHLDTLTGLKELQVCRAYELDGRETTFFPANITRLARAKPIYETLPGWDEDITAVTTFDQLPPNARRYVERIEQIVGRPVEMIGVGPERSQTLARM; this is translated from the coding sequence ATGAATATCTGCGTGGTAGGACTGCAGTGGGGTGACGAGGGCAAAGGCAAGGTCGTCGATATCCTGGCCGAGCGGTGCGATATGGTCGTCCGCTTCGGCGGCGGGTCGAACGCCGGGCATACCGTGGTCATCGGAGACCGTCGCTTCGCGCTGCATCTGCTTCCGAGCGGCTCGATTCGCCAGGGCGTCGCGTGCGTGATCGCCAACGCCGTGGTGGTCGATCCGGAGATTCTGCTGGGCGAGATCGACGGGCTGGCCGGACGCGGTATCTCGCTCGATGGCCGCTTCTTCATCAGCGAGAACGCCCATGTGGTGCTCGACTATCACAAACGCGAAGATCAGCTCCGTGAGGAGTCGCTCGGCGAGGGCAAGATCGGCACGACGATTCGCGGCATCGGGCCGTGCTATGCCGACAAGGTCGGACGCAGCTACGCCGTGCGGGTGGGGGACTTCCGCGACCTGGACGCATTGAAGGCCAAGCTCGACGTCATCCTGGACTATAAGAACAAGCTTTTCGGTTCGCTCTACGGGGCCGAGCCGATGGCCGCCTCGGCGATCCTCGAGAAGTGCAAACGCTATGCCGAGCGGCTCGGACCGTTTATCACCGACACCACGGAACTGCTGCACACCTCCATCGGGCAGGGCAAGTCGATCCTATTCGAGGGGGCGCAGGGTTCGCTGCTGGACCTCGATCATGGGACGTTTCCGTTCGTGACCAGTTCGAATTCCAGCTCGCTGGGCCTGCCCTCCGGCTGCGGCGTGCCCGCCCGGATGGTGGACAAATACATCGGTGTCATCAAGGCCTATACGACTCGCGTCGGCGCCGGTCCGTTTCCCACCGAGCAGGACAACGAGGTGGGCCAGTATATCCGCGACGCCGGCCACGAGTACGGCACGACGACCGGCCGGCCCAGGCGGTGCGGTTGGTTCGACGCGGTGACGGTGCAATACGGCGTTCGGATCGGCTCGATCGACAGCCTCGTTCTGCTGCATCTCGACACGCTGACCGGTCTGAAGGAGTTGCAGGTGTGCCGCGCGTACGAGCTGGACGGGCGGGAGACGACGTTCTTCCCGGCCAACATCACCCGGCTGGCCAGGGCCAAGCCGATCTATGAAACGCTGCCCGGCTGGGATGAGGACATCACCGCCGTGACGACGTTCGACCAGTTGCCGCCCAACGCCCGCCGGTACGTCGAGCGAATCGAGCAGATCGTCGGCCGGCCGGTCGAGATGATCGGCGTCGGACCCGAGCGAAGCCAGACGCTTGCCCGGATGTAA
- a CDS encoding phosphatidylglycerophosphatase A family protein, whose product MDWRRLIASCFGLGWLPVAPGTWGSLPPVVAFAVLGHLDVSGAAVAAVMAAFVVAGSVACVACVPAVAALAGKADPGEVVVDEVAGQALVFLVIPWLLPADVSLKQCCLVAALGFLLFRVFDITKPWPIRKLESLPDGWGVLADDLLAGVFAAVVLAVVVKLWMAA is encoded by the coding sequence ATGGACTGGAGACGGTTGATTGCATCGTGTTTTGGGTTGGGGTGGCTGCCGGTTGCGCCGGGGACGTGGGGGTCTCTGCCGCCGGTGGTGGCGTTTGCGGTGCTGGGGCACCTCGATGTGTCGGGTGCGGCTGTCGCGGCGGTGATGGCGGCGTTCGTCGTCGCCGGTTCGGTGGCGTGCGTGGCGTGTGTTCCCGCTGTGGCGGCTCTGGCGGGTAAGGCCGATCCCGGCGAGGTCGTCGTCGATGAGGTGGCCGGCCAGGCGCTGGTCTTCCTCGTCATCCCGTGGCTGCTGCCGGCCGACGTGTCGTTGAAACAATGCTGTCTGGTAGCGGCATTGGGGTTTCTCCTGTTTCGCGTTTTCGATATCACCAAGCCCTGGCCGATACGCAAGCTGGAGTCGTTGCCCGATGGCTGGGGGGTGCTGGCCGACGATCTGCTTGCCGGCGTCTTCGCGGCGGTGGTCCTCGCGGTTGTTGTGAAGCTATGGATGGCCGCCTGA
- a CDS encoding type II toxin-antitoxin system HicA family toxin, whose product MKRIDLVRRLENDGCVLLRHGQRHDWYQNPKTGICQPVPRHREVNEHLARHILRKLQS is encoded by the coding sequence ATGAAGCGAATAGATCTGGTCCGGCGGCTGGAGAACGATGGGTGCGTCCTGCTGCGTCATGGGCAGCGCCACGACTGGTATCAGAACCCCAAGACGGGCATATGCCAGCCCGTGCCGAGACATCGCGAAGTCAACGAGCACCTCGCCCGCCACATCCTCCGCAAACTCCAGAGTTGA
- a CDS encoding undecaprenyl-diphosphate phosphatase encodes MDILTAVFLGIVQGITEFLPVSSSGHLVLFETLFGFDAESPEMLLFDLAAHVGTVAAVLIVFRKPLFRFLKHPASLGGDESDGPGASAGALSLTRLVLMIVAANVATAALVLPLKKLFTDARGSLFVVALMWAVTGTLLWLTDRKKTSPLDLASFGLKSAILVGLAQGVAVLPGISRSGATIGVAVLLGLQRNRAVEFSMLIGIPAILGATLMETVGHWQSVGADGAGIAAAVAGAVSAAVVGVGSLKLLLVVSKGAKLRYFGFYCYALAVGSMIYFLVA; translated from the coding sequence ATGGATATCCTGACAGCAGTCTTCCTCGGCATTGTCCAAGGCATCACCGAGTTTCTTCCCGTCTCGTCGTCGGGCCACCTGGTTCTGTTCGAGACGCTGTTTGGCTTCGACGCCGAGAGCCCGGAAATGCTGCTGTTCGACCTGGCGGCCCACGTCGGCACGGTGGCGGCCGTTCTGATCGTCTTCCGCAAGCCGTTGTTCCGGTTTTTGAAGCATCCGGCCTCGCTCGGCGGGGACGAATCCGACGGGCCGGGCGCGTCGGCGGGGGCCCTGTCGCTGACCCGCTTGGTTCTGATGATCGTAGCCGCCAATGTCGCCACAGCGGCCCTCGTGTTGCCCCTCAAGAAGCTCTTCACCGATGCACGGGGCAGCTTGTTCGTCGTGGCCCTGATGTGGGCGGTTACGGGAACGCTCCTGTGGCTGACCGACCGGAAGAAGACCAGTCCGCTCGATCTGGCGAGTTTCGGGCTCAAGAGCGCCATCCTCGTTGGCCTGGCCCAGGGTGTGGCGGTGCTGCCGGGGATCTCGCGAAGCGGCGCGACCATCGGTGTGGCCGTCCTGCTGGGTCTGCAACGCAATCGGGCGGTCGAGTTCAGTATGTTGATCGGAATACCGGCGATTCTGGGGGCGACCCTGATGGAGACGGTGGGGCATTGGCAGAGCGTCGGCGCCGACGGGGCGGGCATTGCCGCCGCAGTCGCCGGGGCCGTTTCTGCCGCTGTGGTGGGCGTCGGCTCCCTGAAGCTCCTGCTTGTCGTCTCCAAGGGGGCCAAGCTTCGCTACTTCGGCTTCTATTGTTACGCCCTGGCCGTCGGCAGCATGATCTATTTCCTTGTCGCGTAG
- the recO gene encoding DNA repair protein RecO — MLTKDRAVCIRCVDYSETSQVATFFARLTGKISAIAKGSKRAKSAFDGPIEVLSYGDIVFTSADKDKLATLTEYQQQPMRGGLRRNLFALDSVLFAAELLGRLTHDSDPHLILFDQFVQLIQDVDEQAAAGPRRDILLRLVLFQLALLREVGLRPNLKTCANCRRSFSTDWKESYFSSAANGLVCRDCEMHFPERVRLSGPAARTLANLRQISQTPENVLDEIEAVLIHHFTETLGTRPKMAAHVLKPRRR; from the coding sequence ATGCTGACCAAGGATCGCGCCGTCTGCATCCGTTGCGTCGATTACTCGGAGACCTCGCAGGTCGCCACCTTCTTCGCCCGGCTCACCGGCAAGATCAGCGCCATCGCCAAGGGCTCCAAGCGGGCCAAGTCGGCCTTCGACGGACCGATCGAGGTCCTGTCGTATGGCGATATCGTCTTCACGAGCGCCGATAAGGACAAGCTGGCGACCCTGACGGAGTACCAGCAGCAGCCGATGCGAGGGGGGCTGCGGCGGAACCTCTTCGCCCTGGACAGCGTGCTGTTCGCCGCCGAGCTGCTCGGCCGGCTCACCCATGATAGCGACCCGCATCTGATTCTCTTCGACCAGTTCGTCCAGTTGATCCAGGACGTTGACGAGCAGGCCGCCGCCGGGCCGCGTCGCGACATCCTGCTGCGCCTGGTCCTGTTTCAGTTGGCCCTGCTGCGGGAGGTGGGCCTGCGGCCGAACCTCAAGACGTGCGCCAATTGCCGAAGGTCGTTCTCGACCGATTGGAAAGAGAGCTACTTCAGCAGCGCCGCCAACGGGCTGGTCTGCCGCGATTGCGAGATGCACTTCCCCGAGCGGGTCCGGCTCAGCGGCCCGGCCGCCCGGACCCTGGCCAATCTCAGACAGATTTCCCAGACCCCCGAGAACGTCCTCGACGAGATCGAAGCCGTCCTGATCCACCACTTCACCGAGACCCTCGGGACCCGCCCCAAAATGGCCGCCCACGTCCTGAAACCCCGCCGCAGGTAG
- a CDS encoding PhoH family protein — protein sequence MEVIVQLDPGSKQLELFGPSDSHLRQLRRAIGVQITARQHNLIISGVENSVQQAAEVVDRMQKHLLKHRKLTSEDVTGFIEQGTLATGPENGQAVTVYSRKVVEPSTAGQLKYVETMLNNDVTFCTGPAGTGKTYLAVAVAVSMLKKRQIRRIVLARPAVEAGEKLGFLPGDIQAKVNPYLRPLFDALEDMMDFAQMRKFMELDIIEIIPLAFMRGRTLNEAAIICDEAQNTSGLQMLMVLTRLGHGSKMIITGDITQIDLDTAQKSGMIEAIETLRRVKGIGVVSLNQTDIVRHRLVQNIVRAYKKKQESQKQGQTRRPS from the coding sequence TTGGAAGTCATCGTACAATTGGATCCGGGCAGCAAGCAGCTCGAGCTGTTCGGACCTTCCGACAGTCACCTGCGGCAACTGCGCCGGGCCATCGGCGTCCAGATCACGGCGCGTCAGCACAATCTCATCATCAGCGGCGTCGAGAACAGCGTGCAACAGGCGGCCGAGGTGGTGGACCGCATGCAGAAGCACCTGCTCAAGCACCGCAAACTGACGAGCGAGGACGTCACCGGCTTCATCGAGCAGGGCACGCTGGCGACCGGCCCGGAGAATGGCCAGGCGGTGACGGTCTATTCCAGGAAGGTGGTCGAGCCGTCCACCGCCGGCCAGTTGAAGTACGTCGAGACGATGCTGAACAACGACGTGACGTTCTGCACGGGGCCGGCGGGGACGGGCAAGACCTACCTGGCGGTGGCGGTGGCCGTCTCGATGCTCAAGAAGCGGCAGATTCGCCGGATCGTGCTCGCCCGCCCGGCCGTCGAGGCGGGTGAGAAGCTGGGCTTTCTGCCCGGCGACATCCAGGCGAAGGTGAACCCCTACCTGCGGCCGCTGTTCGACGCGCTCGAGGACATGATGGACTTCGCCCAGATGCGGAAGTTCATGGAGCTCGACATCATCGAGATCATTCCGTTGGCCTTCATGCGAGGCCGGACGTTGAACGAGGCCGCCATCATCTGCGACGAGGCCCAGAACACCTCCGGTCTTCAGATGCTGATGGTCCTGACGCGGCTCGGGCACGGCTCGAAGATGATCATCACCGGCGACATCACGCAGATCGATCTCGACACCGCCCAGAAGAGCGGCATGATCGAAGCGATCGAAACCCTGCGTCGGGTCAAGGGCATCGGCGTCGTCTCGCTGAATCAGACCGATATCGTGCGGCATCGGCTCGTGCAGAACATCGTGCGCGCATACAAGAAGAAGCAGGAATCGCAGAAGCAGGGACAGACGCGGCGGCCTTCGTGA
- the ybeY gene encoding rRNA maturation RNase YbeY has product MNAIQITWQAEDVPADEPALESLVRTICERFGVSGATIGVAIVDDARIGELNQRFLGHEGPTDCLSFDLSDGDARVFDLVVNGQMAVREAARRGHPGRAELALYVTHGLLHQLGFDDAEPEQARRMHEMEDEILQHAGFGVVYNDRSPL; this is encoded by the coding sequence ATGAACGCGATTCAGATCACATGGCAAGCCGAGGATGTCCCGGCCGACGAGCCCGCATTGGAGTCGCTGGTTCGCACGATCTGCGAGAGGTTTGGTGTCTCCGGGGCGACGATCGGTGTGGCGATCGTCGATGATGCGCGGATCGGCGAGCTGAACCAGCGGTTTCTCGGCCACGAAGGCCCCACGGACTGCCTGAGCTTCGATCTGTCGGACGGCGACGCGCGGGTGTTCGATCTCGTCGTCAACGGCCAGATGGCGGTGCGTGAGGCGGCGCGGCGCGGCCATCCGGGCCGCGCGGAACTGGCCCTGTACGTGACGCACGGCCTGCTGCACCAGTTGGGCTTCGATGACGCGGAGCCCGAACAGGCCCGCCGAATGCACGAGATGGAAGACGAGATTCTGCAACACGCCGGCTTCGGAGTGGTGTATAATGACCGCTCACCATTGTGA
- a CDS encoding HDIG domain-containing metalloprotein, with translation MLSILCWLGFVAACTAILAFESINEGRYRVVGALFVVVVFLSVGAAFYVYHYGNRFLYNHARTLSLIGVFLVLLAALKVAVLSSGASRWTPSWGTGTAVVAAIVFVIAYDQRFAIGMATLYAIFASLAVGPRPGDGFQLQGIGLFLTMAAGVATCCFSLKEIRTRMKLLEVSAMAAVAVFCMALSVVYLNFLGEPQDLVSVVAAAGHHALAAFLGGLLIQSLLPLIEKTFRIATSMTLLDYSDANQPLLKKLAMEAPGTFSHSLLIGSIAEAAAEAIGCNGLLCRVGAYYHDIGKINKPKYFVENEMGSASKHKELSPAMSQLIIVGHVKDGVEMAKEYGLPSVLRQFIETHHGTTLVEPFYHQAMKKHEDSDPTGKRPKGAPPCESEFRYAGPRPKTKEAAIIMLSDAVEGAVRSLADVTLAKVEIVVHNIAMKRLQDGQFDECDLTLRELSGIEASMSKSLAAHYHGRIAYPTPADAPLPPPTKPQVPRMVET, from the coding sequence GTGCTCTCGATCCTGTGCTGGCTGGGGTTCGTTGCCGCCTGTACGGCGATCCTCGCGTTCGAGTCGATCAATGAGGGACGCTACCGAGTCGTCGGGGCGCTGTTCGTCGTGGTCGTTTTCCTTTCGGTTGGGGCCGCCTTCTACGTCTATCACTACGGCAATCGCTTCCTGTACAACCATGCGAGGACCTTGTCGCTGATCGGCGTGTTTTTGGTGCTGCTCGCAGCGCTCAAGGTGGCGGTGCTGTCCAGCGGCGCGTCGCGCTGGACCCCGAGCTGGGGGACCGGCACGGCGGTGGTCGCGGCGATCGTTTTTGTCATTGCCTACGACCAGCGGTTTGCCATCGGCATGGCGACGCTATATGCCATTTTTGCATCCTTGGCCGTGGGACCCAGGCCGGGCGATGGGTTCCAGCTTCAGGGCATCGGACTGTTCCTGACGATGGCCGCCGGCGTGGCGACCTGCTGTTTCTCGCTTAAGGAGATCCGCACCCGCATGAAGCTGCTCGAGGTCAGCGCGATGGCGGCGGTGGCCGTCTTCTGCATGGCGTTGTCGGTGGTCTATCTGAACTTCCTCGGCGAGCCGCAGGACCTGGTCTCGGTCGTTGCCGCCGCCGGCCATCATGCCTTGGCCGCCTTCCTGGGCGGATTGTTGATCCAGAGCCTGCTGCCGCTGATCGAGAAGACGTTCCGCATCGCCACGAGCATGACGCTGCTGGACTATTCCGACGCCAACCAGCCCCTGCTCAAGAAGCTGGCAATGGAGGCGCCCGGGACGTTCAGTCACAGCCTGCTGATCGGTTCCATCGCCGAGGCCGCGGCCGAGGCCATCGGTTGCAACGGGCTGCTGTGCCGGGTCGGGGCCTACTACCACGACATCGGCAAGATCAACAAGCCCAAGTACTTCGTCGAAAACGAGATGGGATCGGCCAGCAAGCACAAGGAGCTGTCTCCGGCGATGAGCCAACTGATCATCGTCGGCCACGTCAAGGACGGCGTCGAGATGGCCAAGGAGTACGGGCTTCCCAGCGTGCTGCGCCAGTTCATCGAGACCCATCACGGCACCACGCTGGTCGAGCCGTTCTACCACCAGGCCATGAAGAAGCATGAAGATTCGGACCCGACGGGCAAGCGACCGAAGGGCGCGCCGCCGTGCGAGAGTGAATTCCGTTACGCCGGTCCGAGGCCGAAGACGAAGGAGGCCGCGATCATCATGCTCTCCGACGCGGTCGAGGGCGCCGTCCGGTCGCTGGCCGACGTGACGTTGGCCAAGGTCGAGATCGTCGTGCACAACATCGCCATGAAGCGGTTGCAGGACGGCCAGTTCGACGAGTGCGATCTGACCCTGCGGGAGCTCAGCGGGATCGAGGCGAGCATGTCGAAGTCGCTGGCGGCCCACTATCACGGCCGCATCGCCTACCCGACGCCCGCCGACGCGCCGCTGCCGCCGCCGACCAAGCCGCAGGTGCCCAGGATGGTCGAGACGTAA
- a CDS encoding isoprenyl transferase, translating into MEQKRKATAERLGVPPELMPRHLAIIMDGNGRWAQRRGLPRYEGHGQGARTAEMISLRCVDLGIESVTLYVFSLENWKRPQAEIDALMHIYSGYLVSIRQSLMENNVRFVHLGRVDGLPASVTDALRGTGELTGDNTGMVLAMALNYGGRAEVVDATRDIARRVRNGELQVEDIDEQCVSDHLYTKGLADPDLLIRTANELRVSNFLLWQISYSEFYVTDTLWPDFDQATLEKAMIAYARRDRRFGAIHTEPSSRG; encoded by the coding sequence ATGGAGCAAAAACGCAAAGCCACCGCCGAGCGGCTGGGAGTGCCGCCGGAGCTGATGCCTCGCCATCTCGCCATCATCATGGACGGCAACGGCCGGTGGGCGCAGCGCCGGGGACTGCCGCGGTATGAAGGCCACGGGCAGGGGGCCAGGACGGCCGAGATGATCTCGCTGCGCTGCGTCGATCTGGGCATCGAGTCGGTGACGCTGTACGTGTTCAGCCTCGAAAACTGGAAGCGGCCGCAGGCGGAAATCGATGCGTTGATGCATATCTACAGCGGCTACCTCGTCAGCATCCGCCAGAGCCTGATGGAAAACAACGTGCGCTTCGTCCACTTGGGACGCGTGGACGGTCTGCCGGCGTCGGTCACGGATGCCCTGCGGGGGACCGGGGAGCTGACCGGGGACAACACCGGTATGGTGCTGGCCATGGCGCTCAACTACGGCGGGCGGGCCGAGGTCGTGGACGCGACCAGGGACATCGCGCGGAGGGTCCGCAACGGAGAGCTGCAAGTCGAAGACATCGACGAGCAATGCGTCAGCGATCACCTTTATACGAAGGGCCTTGCCGACCCGGACCTGCTGATTCGCACGGCCAACGAGCTGCGCGTGAGCAACTTCCTGCTGTGGCAGATCTCCTACTCGGAGTTCTACGTGACCGATACGCTCTGGCCCGATTTCGATCAGGCGACCCTGGAGAAGGCGATGATCGCCTATGCCCGCCGAGATCGTCGGTTCGGGGCCATCCATACCGAACCTTCGTCGCGTGGATGA
- a CDS encoding hemolysin family protein, whose protein sequence is MGFIGWAVLLICLLVGATLFFSVNAIALRSFSRLRLQEAFKAANGEERPKLVETLAENADRLSLVCSFYRLVANFCALLLLMAVLSTLRNHVLSPGSYVLVFFVALAIFSVFSLAIPHAWAKYAGEKLLSRTYYVLMFFAFLATPVLYVLQLYDGFVRRLAGVTDVTPEEQLEEKHEEFLEDLEQHRMEGTFDEEEQEMIENVLELSESCADEIMTPRTDLVAIEVHSDLPAVLEAIKKAGHSRIPVYEENIDNIVGFIYAKDLLAEIGKDPVDFCLRDRMREAYFVPESKPLRALLHEFQNQKLHIAVVLDEYGGTAGIVTLEDILEELVGEITDEYEETPPASVRQVDDDTIEVDARTYVDDLNDEYELSLPEDEDYDTVGGFVFSRLGYIPKTGERFDYKNLQFTIASAEPRRINRVTIRKMPEE, encoded by the coding sequence GTGGGCTTCATCGGTTGGGCCGTGCTGTTGATTTGCCTGCTCGTTGGGGCGACACTGTTCTTTTCCGTCAACGCCATCGCGCTGCGTAGTTTCTCACGCCTCCGATTGCAGGAGGCCTTCAAGGCCGCCAACGGAGAGGAACGGCCCAAGCTGGTCGAGACACTGGCGGAGAACGCGGATCGCCTGAGTCTGGTGTGCTCGTTCTATCGGCTCGTCGCCAATTTCTGCGCGTTGCTGCTGCTGATGGCCGTGCTCTCGACGCTGCGGAACCACGTGCTCAGTCCCGGCAGCTACGTGCTCGTCTTCTTCGTCGCGCTGGCGATCTTCTCCGTGTTCAGTCTGGCGATCCCCCACGCATGGGCCAAGTACGCCGGGGAGAAGCTGCTCAGCCGCACCTACTACGTGCTGATGTTCTTCGCCTTCCTGGCGACTCCCGTTCTCTATGTTCTCCAGTTGTACGACGGGTTCGTGCGTCGCCTGGCCGGCGTCACCGACGTGACACCCGAAGAGCAGTTGGAGGAGAAGCACGAAGAGTTTCTGGAGGACCTCGAGCAACATCGGATGGAAGGGACGTTCGACGAGGAAGAGCAGGAGATGATCGAGAACGTCCTCGAATTGAGCGAGAGCTGCGCCGACGAGATCATGACGCCGCGCACGGACCTGGTCGCGATCGAGGTTCACTCCGACCTGCCGGCGGTGCTCGAAGCGATCAAGAAGGCGGGCCATTCCCGAATCCCCGTCTACGAGGAGAACATCGACAACATCGTCGGGTTCATCTACGCCAAGGACCTGCTGGCCGAGATCGGCAAAGACCCCGTGGATTTCTGTCTGCGCGACCGGATGCGGGAGGCGTACTTCGTGCCGGAGAGCAAGCCCCTGCGGGCGCTGCTGCACGAGTTTCAGAACCAGAAGCTGCACATCGCCGTGGTGCTCGACGAGTACGGCGGGACCGCGGGCATCGTGACGCTCGAAGACATCCTCGAGGAGCTGGTCGGCGAGATCACCGACGAGTACGAGGAGACGCCCCCGGCCTCCGTCAGGCAGGTCGATGACGATACGATCGAGGTCGATGCACGAACCTACGTGGACGATCTCAACGACGAGTATGAGCTGAGCCTGCCGGAGGACGAGGACTACGATACGGTCGGGGGCTTCGTTTTTTCTCGTCTGGGGTATATCCCCAAGACGGGCGAGCGCTTCGACTACAAGAACCTCCAGTTCACGATCGCTTCAGCCGAACCGCGACGGATCAACCGCGTCACGATCCGCAAGATGCCGGAAGAGTAG